The following coding sequences lie in one Mucilaginibacter sp. KACC 22773 genomic window:
- the ccsA gene encoding cytochrome c biogenesis protein CcsA, giving the protein MKFIYQTWWKVVTVIVIVYTLIAGLLLGVPTMPILHETIRNTYFHVPMWMAMFTVFTISVYYSIKYLQTGKEEYDLIAVESANTGLFFFVIGLITGMLWARYTWGAFWSNDPKQNSAAIAFLLYCAYSVLRNSIDEEQKRAKISAIYNIFAFPIMIVLIMVLPRMTDSLHPGNGGNPAFGKLDMDNRMRMVLYPAFIAWSAMGVWIASVRYRIRLIEYKKNQIN; this is encoded by the coding sequence ATGAAGTTTATTTATCAAACCTGGTGGAAGGTAGTAACCGTAATTGTGATAGTTTACACACTTATTGCGGGCTTATTACTTGGCGTGCCAACCATGCCCATCCTGCACGAAACTATCCGTAATACTTATTTCCACGTACCTATGTGGATGGCCATGTTTACCGTGTTTACCATATCGGTTTACTACAGTATCAAGTACCTGCAAACAGGTAAAGAGGAGTACGACCTGATAGCCGTAGAAAGCGCTAACACGGGCCTTTTCTTTTTTGTTATAGGGCTTATAACCGGCATGCTATGGGCCAGGTACACCTGGGGCGCTTTCTGGAGTAACGATCCTAAGCAAAACAGCGCGGCCATTGCGTTCCTGTTGTACTGTGCCTATTCGGTATTGCGTAACTCTATTGATGAGGAACAAAAGCGGGCCAAAATTTCGGCCATTTATAACATCTTCGCGTTCCCTATCATGATCGTACTCATTATGGTACTGCCCCGCATGACCGATTCATTGCACCCCGGCAACGGTGGTAACCCAGCTTTTGGCAAGCTGGATATGGATAACCGCATGCGTATGGTGCTGTACCCGGCTTTTATAGCCTGGAGCGCTATGGGTGTGTGGATAGCATCGGTACGTTACCGCATCCGTTTAATTGAATATAAAAAGAACCAAATAAATTAA
- a CDS encoding CcmD family protein, with protein MKKLTLMLMLLLSFATAFAQQNGPVEMADVLRSSGKIYVVVCTIVIVFLGLAIYLFSIDRRLRKIEKNQ; from the coding sequence ATGAAAAAGTTAACATTAATGTTAATGTTGTTGCTGAGCTTTGCTACAGCTTTTGCACAACAAAATGGTCCGGTTGAAATGGCCGATGTGTTGCGCAGTTCGGGGAAAATATACGTCGTAGTGTGTACTATCGTGATCGTTTTTTTAGGCCTGGCCATTTATCTGTTTTCTATCGACCGCAGGCTTAGAAAAATAGAAAAAAATCAATAA
- a CDS encoding Glu/Leu/Phe/Val family dehydrogenase, giving the protein MDTNILVADQETHFFGDVCKNFDYAAQFTKHDAGLLDQIKSCNSVYRFRFPIRRGNGFEVIDAWRVEHSHHQSPTKGGIRYSEMVNEDEVMALAALMTYKCAIVNVPFGGAKGGIKINPKNYTVSELENITRRYTVELIKKNFIGPSIDVPAPDYGSGEREMSWIADTYATMNPGQLDAMGAVTGKPIALHGIAGRREATGRGVAIAVRECVSFGDDMQKIGLLPGLSGKRIIVQGLGNVGYYSAKFLAEFGAIIVGLCEFEGAIYNENGLDVEAVFQHRKASGSILGYAGAAQEFKNTMEGLEQPCDILVPAALENQITESNIRNIQAKIIAEGANGPTSPEAEAIFYANGGIIIPDMYANAGGVTVSYFEWLKNLSHVAFGRMNRRFEENSNLNLVNMVEGITGTSLTPMQRSTIIKGASELELVNSGLEDTMIRSYYEIREIYKNNPAIDTLRSAAMVGAINKIAVSYQNLGIWP; this is encoded by the coding sequence ATGGATACCAATATTTTAGTTGCCGACCAGGAGACCCACTTTTTTGGCGACGTATGTAAAAACTTTGATTACGCAGCACAGTTTACTAAACACGACGCTGGTTTGCTCGATCAGATTAAGTCGTGTAACAGCGTTTACCGTTTCCGTTTCCCCATCCGCAGGGGCAATGGTTTCGAGGTAATTGACGCCTGGCGCGTTGAGCACTCGCACCACCAATCGCCAACCAAAGGCGGTATCCGCTACAGCGAAATGGTGAACGAGGATGAGGTAATGGCCCTTGCTGCCCTCATGACCTATAAGTGCGCTATCGTAAACGTACCCTTTGGTGGTGCCAAAGGCGGTATCAAAATAAATCCTAAAAACTACACTGTAAGCGAACTGGAAAACATTACCCGCCGCTATACTGTAGAACTCATCAAGAAGAACTTTATAGGCCCCAGCATTGACGTACCCGCACCGGATTACGGCAGCGGCGAACGCGAAATGAGCTGGATAGCCGATACCTATGCCACCATGAACCCCGGTCAACTGGATGCTATGGGCGCTGTTACCGGCAAACCCATTGCTTTGCATGGTATTGCAGGCAGGAGGGAAGCAACAGGTCGCGGTGTGGCTATCGCTGTTCGTGAGTGTGTTAGCTTTGGCGATGATATGCAAAAAATTGGTCTGTTGCCCGGCTTATCGGGCAAAAGGATAATTGTGCAGGGTTTAGGTAACGTAGGTTACTACTCTGCAAAATTCCTGGCCGAGTTTGGTGCCATCATAGTTGGCCTTTGCGAATTTGAAGGCGCCATCTATAACGAAAACGGTCTCGACGTTGAAGCCGTTTTCCAACACCGTAAAGCAAGCGGATCTATTTTAGGTTACGCAGGCGCGGCACAGGAATTTAAAAATACCATGGAGGGCCTGGAGCAGCCATGCGATATCCTGGTACCGGCGGCTTTAGAAAACCAGATAACCGAAAGCAACATCCGCAACATACAGGCAAAAATTATTGCCGAAGGCGCAAACGGCCCAACATCGCCCGAAGCCGAAGCTATATTTTACGCCAATGGCGGTATCATTATCCCGGATATGTATGCCAATGCGGGCGGTGTAACGGTATCGTACTTTGAGTGGTTAAAAAACCTGAGCCACGTAGCCTTTGGCCGCATGAACCGCAGGTTCGAAGAAAACTCAAACCTTAACCTGGTAAATATGGTAGAGGGTATTACCGGTACATCATTAACCCCGATGCAAAGGTCGACCATTATTAAAGGCGCATCCGAATTAGAATTGGTAAACTCCGGTTTAGAAGATACCATGATCCGTTCATACTACGAGATCAGGGAGATTTACAAAAACAACCCGGCAATTGATACCTTGCGCAGCGCTGCTATGGTAGGTGCAATTAATAAAATAGCGGTGAGTTACCAAAACTTAGGTATCTGGCCGTAA
- a CDS encoding ABC transporter permease, whose protein sequence is MLKNYLLVAFRNLTKNKAFSFINIVGLAIGMAACLLILQYVTFELSFDNFQAKKDRIYRINQDRFNNGKLSTRWAGGAFAPGTEFKNDLPEIEDMVKLSPAGDILLSYKDQKMTVANNYFVGNSFFNIFSYKLLRGDPKTALAEPNTVVISSSVAKKLFHNQDPVGQNIIIYNDKGMKVTGVMEDMPENTHMRLDFLQSWATLSKIYAPGIDNQWMNDGCTTYLLLRPGVNPKVLEAKFIPIVKKAYDKYKGSGESGIYTLQPVGSIHLYSNLMFELQPNGDGNSVYLLLGIAIFVIIIAWINYINLATGKGIGRAKEVGVRKTLGSAKQQLIVQFMLEAGLLNLLALLLAVILIIVFLPVFANISGLHISFSLFLNPVFWITTAGILLAGSFFSGFYPAMVLSSFKPVEVMKGKLSASPRGIILRKGMVVFQFAASIFLLIGSLTVFRQIQYMQNQSLGINIDQTIVVKPPIAKIDSFYRNMKAFKNNILTNPAIKGMTVSTTVPGEPVSWNAGGIKPHGADQSQGKQYRVIGGDQEYLTFYDMKLLAGRRFSPEFTTDTASVVFNEKAIHQMGFDKPEQAIGKQIDFWGKTYTIVGVVENFHQQSLRDDYDALIFRCIPDLRNQVSIKISTANIQQTLAGLKADWKTYFPNDQFDYFFLDEHFNKQYQADKRFGQVFGIFTFIAIFVACLGLFGLVSYTIVQRTKEIGIRKVLGATVSNILQLLYKDFAVLVVVAFVVSAPLAWYAINKWLQTYSFRLSISWLLFVIPFIVVFIIAFVTVSLLTVKAALMNPVKSLKTE, encoded by the coding sequence ATGCTTAAAAATTACTTGCTGGTTGCTTTTCGTAACCTCACTAAAAACAAAGCTTTTTCGTTTATCAATATTGTGGGGCTGGCCATTGGGATGGCTGCCTGCCTTTTAATTTTGCAGTATGTTACGTTTGAACTGAGTTTTGATAATTTTCAGGCGAAGAAAGACCGTATTTACCGCATTAACCAGGACCGCTTCAATAATGGCAAATTAAGTACCCGCTGGGCCGGCGGAGCTTTTGCACCGGGAACTGAGTTTAAAAACGATTTGCCCGAGATTGAAGATATGGTAAAATTATCGCCGGCCGGCGATATCCTGCTCAGTTATAAGGATCAGAAAATGACGGTTGCCAATAACTACTTTGTTGGCAATTCGTTTTTCAACATATTCTCGTATAAATTACTACGGGGCGATCCTAAAACCGCCCTGGCCGAGCCTAATACGGTAGTTATATCAAGCAGCGTGGCCAAAAAGCTGTTTCACAACCAGGATCCTGTTGGCCAGAATATTATCATTTATAACGATAAGGGCATGAAGGTTACAGGGGTAATGGAGGATATGCCCGAAAATACACACATGAGGCTCGATTTTTTACAGTCATGGGCTACGCTGTCAAAAATTTACGCGCCGGGTATTGATAACCAGTGGATGAATGATGGCTGTACTACCTATTTGCTGCTTAGGCCGGGTGTTAACCCTAAGGTCTTAGAGGCTAAATTTATTCCCATTGTAAAAAAGGCGTATGATAAATATAAAGGCTCGGGCGAAAGCGGTATTTATACCCTGCAGCCGGTAGGCAGCATTCACCTGTACTCCAACCTGATGTTTGAGCTGCAACCCAATGGCGATGGTAATTCTGTTTACCTGCTGTTGGGTATAGCCATATTTGTAATTATTATAGCCTGGATAAACTATATTAACCTGGCCACCGGCAAGGGGATAGGGCGGGCCAAAGAGGTTGGGGTGCGTAAAACGTTAGGATCGGCAAAGCAACAGCTTATTGTACAGTTTATGCTGGAGGCCGGGCTGCTTAACTTGCTGGCGCTGCTGCTTGCCGTTATATTGATTATTGTTTTCCTTCCAGTTTTTGCCAATATATCGGGCCTGCATATCAGCTTTAGCTTGTTTTTAAATCCGGTATTCTGGATAACAACGGCGGGCATATTGCTGGCAGGTTCGTTTTTTTCGGGCTTTTACCCGGCGATGGTGCTGTCATCTTTTAAGCCTGTTGAGGTGATGAAAGGTAAATTGTCGGCATCGCCGCGGGGTATAATTTTGCGCAAGGGGATGGTGGTTTTTCAGTTTGCAGCATCAATTTTCCTGCTGATTGGTTCGCTAACGGTATTCAGGCAAATTCAATATATGCAAAACCAAAGCCTGGGTATCAATATTGATCAAACCATTGTGGTTAAGCCGCCAATAGCCAAAATAGATTCGTTTTACCGCAATATGAAGGCGTTTAAAAACAATATCCTTACTAACCCGGCTATTAAAGGGATGACAGTATCGACCACGGTACCGGGCGAGCCGGTGTCATGGAACGCGGGCGGCATTAAGCCCCACGGCGCCGACCAGTCGCAAGGCAAGCAATACCGTGTTATTGGGGGCGACCAGGAATACCTCACTTTTTACGATATGAAGCTTCTTGCGGGCCGCAGGTTTTCGCCTGAGTTTACTACCGATACGGCTTCGGTAGTGTTTAACGAAAAGGCCATTCACCAAATGGGTTTTGATAAGCCCGAACAGGCCATAGGTAAGCAAATTGATTTTTGGGGCAAAACCTATACTATTGTTGGTGTTGTTGAAAATTTTCATCAGCAATCACTACGGGATGATTACGACGCTTTGATTTTTAGGTGTATACCGGATTTGCGCAACCAGGTATCAATTAAAATAAGTACAGCCAACATACAGCAAACATTAGCTGGGTTGAAAGCAGACTGGAAAACATATTTCCCCAATGATCAGTTTGATTATTTTTTCCTGGACGAGCATTTTAACAAGCAATACCAGGCCGATAAGCGTTTTGGCCAGGTGTTTGGCATATTTACATTCATAGCCATTTTTGTTGCCTGCCTTGGGTTATTTGGCCTGGTATCATACACCATTGTACAGCGTACCAAAGAGATAGGCATCAGGAAGGTACTTGGTGCCACCGTTAGTAATATTTTACAGTTGCTTTATAAAGATTTTGCCGTGTTGGTAGTTGTTGCTTTTGTTGTATCGGCACCGCTGGCCTGGTATGCCATTAACAAATGGCTGCAAACCTACTCGTTCCGGCTCAGTATCAGTTGGCTGTTGTTTGTTATACCGTTTATAGTGGTGTTTATCATTGCTTTTGTTACAGTATCATTATTAACGGTAAAAGCCGCATTGATGAACCCGGTTAAGAGTTTGAAAACGGAGTAG
- the gap gene encoding type I glyceraldehyde-3-phosphate dehydrogenase — translation MKIGINGFGRIGRLAFRAAIERSDIEVVGINDLVEPDYMAYMLKYDSTHGPFKGTIAVEGGHLVVNGKTIRVTAEKDPANLKWGEIGAEVVIESTGLFLTQETAQKHIDAGAKKVVMSAPAKDDTPTFVMGVNHKELKADQNIVSNASCTTNCLAPIAKVLDDNFGIEEGLMTTVHAVTATQKTVDGPSAKDWRGGRGAYQNIIPSSTGAAKAVGLVLPQLKGKLTGMSLRVPVADVSVVDLTVRLKKGASYEAIKAAMKAASEGELKGILGYTEDEVVSEDFKGDARTSIFDAKAGIGLNDNFVKVVSWYDNEWGYSNKLIDLVQELGKF, via the coding sequence ATGAAAATAGGAATTAACGGTTTCGGCCGTATTGGCCGCCTGGCATTCAGGGCCGCAATTGAAAGATCCGACATTGAAGTTGTTGGTATTAATGACCTGGTTGAGCCAGATTACATGGCTTACATGTTAAAATACGATTCAACTCACGGACCATTCAAAGGCACTATTGCTGTTGAAGGCGGTCATTTGGTTGTAAACGGTAAAACCATCCGTGTTACTGCCGAAAAAGACCCTGCTAACCTTAAATGGGGCGAAATAGGCGCTGAAGTTGTTATCGAATCAACAGGCTTGTTCTTAACACAGGAAACGGCTCAAAAACATATTGATGCAGGTGCTAAAAAAGTTGTAATGAGCGCACCGGCAAAAGATGATACCCCTACATTTGTAATGGGTGTTAACCATAAAGAATTGAAAGCCGATCAAAACATTGTATCAAACGCTTCATGTACTACCAACTGTTTAGCACCTATTGCTAAAGTATTGGATGATAACTTTGGTATCGAAGAAGGCTTAATGACCACCGTACACGCTGTTACAGCTACTCAAAAAACTGTTGATGGCCCAAGTGCTAAAGACTGGAGAGGTGGCCGTGGTGCTTACCAAAACATCATCCCTTCATCAACCGGTGCTGCTAAAGCAGTTGGTTTGGTGTTACCTCAGTTAAAAGGTAAATTAACAGGTATGTCGTTACGTGTACCAGTTGCCGACGTATCTGTTGTTGACTTAACCGTACGTTTGAAAAAAGGTGCTTCATACGAAGCCATCAAAGCAGCTATGAAAGCAGCATCTGAAGGCGAATTAAAAGGAATTTTAGGTTACACTGAAGATGAAGTGGTATCTGAAGATTTCAAAGGCGATGCACGTACATCAATTTTTGATGCAAAAGCAGGTATCGGCCTTAATGATAACTTTGTTAAAGTTGTATCATGGTACGATAATGAGTGGGGTTACTCAAACAAACTGATCGACCTTGTTCAGGAATTAGGTAAATTCTAA
- the pfkA gene encoding 6-phosphofructokinase, with amino-acid sequence MQKISKIAVLTSGGDAPGMNPCIRAVVRTALYNGLEVVGIRQGYKGLIENDMYDMNKRSVSNILNLGGTILKTARCLPFKEEEGMATAYKHLKEHGIDALVVIGGDGTFTGALRFSKKYPDIAVMGVPGTIDNDLCGSTYTLGFDTATNTVIEAIDKIRDTADAHDRLFFIEVMGRDSGAIALRAGISCGAEAILLPEKQTAIEDLIQNLKTGHMNKKSSSIVIVAEGDKNGGVYDVAKAVQKEVKNYDIKVTILGHLQRGGSPSSFDRILGSRLGFAAVNALIAGESQKMVGLQANNIVLTSLEEALNHHEFKLEADLLQMVDILSI; translated from the coding sequence ATGCAGAAAATTTCAAAAATTGCTGTTTTAACCTCAGGCGGCGACGCACCGGGCATGAACCCATGTATCCGCGCCGTTGTTCGCACAGCATTATATAATGGCCTCGAGGTTGTAGGCATACGCCAGGGCTATAAAGGGCTTATCGAAAACGACATGTACGATATGAACAAGCGTTCGGTAAGTAATATATTGAATTTAGGAGGCACCATTTTAAAAACTGCCCGCTGCCTGCCTTTTAAAGAAGAGGAAGGCATGGCCACCGCCTACAAGCATCTAAAAGAGCATGGCATTGATGCCCTGGTAGTAATTGGTGGCGATGGTACATTTACCGGCGCCCTGCGTTTTTCAAAAAAATACCCGGATATTGCTGTAATGGGCGTTCCGGGCACCATTGATAACGACCTTTGCGGTTCAACGTATACCCTGGGGTTTGATACAGCTACTAATACAGTTATTGAAGCTATCGACAAAATTCGTGATACAGCCGATGCGCATGACCGCCTTTTCTTCATCGAAGTAATGGGTCGCGACTCGGGCGCTATTGCCCTGCGGGCGGGCATTTCATGTGGTGCAGAGGCCATCTTACTGCCCGAAAAACAAACCGCTATTGAGGATTTGATCCAAAACCTTAAAACGGGCCACATGAACAAAAAATCGTCAAGCATCGTAATTGTGGCCGAAGGCGACAAGAATGGCGGCGTGTATGACGTGGCAAAAGCCGTACAAAAAGAAGTTAAAAACTACGACATTAAAGTAACTATATTAGGCCACTTGCAAAGAGGGGGCAGCCCATCCAGTTTCGACAGAATTTTGGGCAGTCGTTTGGGCTTTGCAGCAGTTAACGCTTTGATAGCAGGAGAATCACAAAAAATGGTAGGTTTGCAGGCCAATAACATTGTGCTAACCAGTTTGGAGGAAGCGCTTAACCACCATGAGTTTAAGCTGGAAGCAGACCTTTTACAAATGGTTGATATATTATCGATATAA
- a CDS encoding NUDIX hydrolase encodes MELMLPKFDSVFSIDCVIFGFEAGELKILLIERNEEPYKDWFALPGYIVEQDESIDDAAERILYELTGLRDLHMQQFHTFGEVNRHPQGRVITVAYYALIRINGQKELRPVTQFAKKAIWHPVNDLPKLAFDHSEIFNTGFNKIRRRLHYQPIAFELLPEKFTLTQLQSLYEAVLNKKLDKRNFRKKMLSYGFLKELDEKQKGVSYRAAKLYKFDKRKYGKIFQGEMSLG; translated from the coding sequence TTGGAACTAATGCTGCCTAAGTTTGATTCCGTATTCTCGATAGACTGCGTAATTTTTGGTTTTGAAGCCGGCGAACTTAAGATTTTATTAATTGAGCGTAACGAAGAACCATATAAAGATTGGTTTGCATTGCCCGGCTACATTGTTGAGCAGGACGAAAGCATAGACGATGCCGCCGAGCGGATCCTGTATGAGCTTACGGGGCTGCGCGATTTGCATATGCAACAATTCCACACCTTTGGCGAGGTTAACAGACACCCGCAAGGCCGTGTAATTACGGTTGCCTATTACGCGCTTATTCGTATCAACGGGCAAAAGGAGCTGCGCCCGGTAACCCAGTTTGCCAAAAAAGCCATCTGGCACCCGGTAAACGATTTACCTAAGCTGGCATTTGACCACAGCGAAATTTTTAATACCGGCTTCAATAAAATCCGCCGCAGGCTGCATTACCAGCCTATAGCGTTTGAGTTGTTACCTGAAAAATTTACGCTTACCCAGTTACAATCATTATACGAGGCTGTACTTAACAAAAAGCTGGATAAACGTAACTTCCGCAAAAAAATGCTCAGCTACGGCTTTTTAAAAGAGCTGGACGAGAAGCAAAAAGGGGTAAGCTACCGTGCAGCCAAACTGTACAAGTTTGATAAACGCAAGTACGGGAAGATATTTCAGGGTGAAATGAGCCTCGGGTAG
- a CDS encoding N-acetylglucosamine kinase, with amino-acid sequence MIIIADGGSTKTNWCLVTEEGKKVYFNTEGYNPYFSSTEYIIQSLNESLPTDLDKNEITEVNYYGAGCSTDDMRNLVKVAMEAVFTKAKVYIGHDLLAAARALLGNTEGFAAILGTGTNSCIYDGKNVVHNIDSGAYILGDEGSGCYIGKKLLVDYLRGYMPEPVRNLFWETFKLTPDDINEQVYTQPRANRFCASFSKFVYDNNVHIEYSRNLVRTSFEDFFRNLVTHYPDYQKYTFNCIGSVGYNFRNVLEEVVTENGMVVGNIIRSPIDNLVKYHLELSPSSL; translated from the coding sequence ATGATCATAATTGCTGACGGTGGCTCAACTAAAACAAACTGGTGTCTGGTTACCGAAGAAGGTAAAAAAGTGTATTTCAACACTGAGGGATATAACCCCTATTTTTCAAGTACAGAGTACATCATCCAATCGTTAAACGAAAGCTTGCCTACCGACCTTGATAAAAACGAAATAACCGAGGTTAATTATTACGGGGCCGGCTGCTCAACAGATGATATGCGCAACCTTGTAAAAGTTGCGATGGAAGCTGTTTTTACTAAAGCTAAGGTATACATAGGCCATGATTTGCTTGCTGCGGCACGCGCCCTGTTAGGCAATACCGAAGGTTTTGCGGCTATTTTAGGTACAGGTACCAATTCTTGTATTTACGATGGTAAAAATGTTGTACATAATATCGATTCGGGCGCTTATATCCTGGGCGATGAAGGCAGCGGCTGCTATATCGGCAAAAAATTATTAGTTGATTATTTGCGCGGTTACATGCCCGAGCCTGTGCGCAACCTGTTTTGGGAAACCTTTAAACTTACGCCCGATGATATTAACGAGCAGGTTTATACCCAGCCACGCGCCAACCGCTTTTGCGCAAGCTTCAGCAAGTTTGTTTATGATAACAATGTGCACATTGAATACTCACGTAATTTAGTACGTACCTCGTTCGAAGATTTTTTCCGTAACCTGGTTACCCACTACCCCGACTATCAAAAATATACCTTTAACTGCATAGGCTCGGTAGGGTACAACTTCCGTAACGTACTGGAAGAAGTAGTTACCGAAAACGGAATGGTTGTTGGTAACATCATCCGCTCGCCTATAGATAACCTGGTTAAATACCATTTGGAGTTATCGCCGAGCAGCTTGTAG
- a CDS encoding Nif3-like dinuclear metal center hexameric protein produces MNTTKKLFSLNKDYTRRKFIFNVGKVAAASALLSAPFVGRAANFFEVKEDVTVGQIIDKFISQIAGAPFPKTVDTLKSGNLDIKVTGIVTTMFATIDVIKRAIALNANFIIAHEPTFYNHADETDWLANDDVYQYKAKLLKDNNIAVWRNHDYIHSLKPDGVGMGVLTQLSWAAYYRPDLGNVLVLPPTNLAALIEYLKNKLSINKVRYIGNPAQNCQKVLFLPGAAGGKRHITEAGKVKPDVLIVGEIQEWETAEYVRDAQAKGDNLSLIVLGHIASEEPGSEFMAGWLKQHFAAIKSVHIPANNSLSFM; encoded by the coding sequence ATGAATACAACAAAAAAACTTTTTTCCTTAAATAAGGATTATACCCGCCGTAAATTTATTTTTAATGTTGGCAAAGTGGCCGCCGCCTCGGCATTGCTGAGCGCTCCATTTGTGGGCCGGGCTGCCAATTTTTTTGAGGTTAAAGAGGATGTAACAGTCGGGCAGATTATCGATAAATTCATCAGCCAGATAGCCGGGGCACCTTTTCCTAAAACGGTAGATACGCTTAAATCGGGCAATCTGGATATTAAAGTTACGGGCATTGTTACTACCATGTTTGCCACTATTGATGTGATAAAACGGGCTATAGCCTTAAATGCCAACTTTATTATAGCCCATGAGCCCACTTTTTATAACCATGCCGACGAAACCGACTGGCTGGCCAATGATGATGTATACCAATATAAAGCCAAACTACTTAAAGATAACAACATTGCCGTATGGCGTAACCACGACTATATTCATAGCCTTAAGCCCGACGGCGTAGGCATGGGCGTACTAACCCAATTAAGCTGGGCGGCCTATTACCGGCCCGACCTGGGCAATGTGCTGGTGCTTCCGCCTACCAACTTAGCTGCTTTAATTGAATACCTGAAAAACAAACTATCCATTAATAAAGTGCGCTACATTGGCAACCCGGCGCAAAACTGCCAAAAGGTATTGTTTTTACCCGGCGCCGCGGGCGGTAAAAGGCACATAACCGAAGCCGGCAAAGTAAAACCCGATGTGTTAATTGTTGGCGAAATACAGGAATGGGAAACTGCCGAATACGTGCGCGACGCGCAGGCAAAGGGGGATAACTTATCGCTGATTGTATTAGGCCATATCGCCAGTGAAGAACCCGGATCGGAGTTTATGGCGGGTTGGTTAAAACAGCATTTTGCGGCAATTAAATCGGTACATATTCCGGCAAATAATTCATTGTCGTTCATGTAA
- a CDS encoding DUF4184 family protein: protein MPFTFAHPAIILPLKHLPKRWYSITGLIIGSMTPDFEYFIRMRVKAIYGHSVVGLFYFDLPLGLLLTFIYLFVVKDKLIDHLPIQLNSRFLAYKKKLLKISFATVFIIGLSVIAGAASHILWDSFTHSSGYFVRLFPFLSAVVVQLGRQPIYCYSLLQHGSTLAGLAFIGYTIWGLPKSAVTSAGNVFKYWLIVFLTSVFTVIVRLSFKSHDSYLFGNLLVTAIAGGLIGLVIASAFDSGLQKKL, encoded by the coding sequence ATGCCCTTCACCTTCGCCCACCCCGCCATCATTTTACCTCTAAAACATCTGCCTAAACGATGGTACTCAATAACCGGTTTAATAATTGGCAGCATGACACCCGATTTTGAATATTTTATCAGGATGCGGGTAAAGGCTATTTACGGACATTCGGTGGTCGGGTTATTTTATTTTGATTTGCCCCTCGGCTTATTGCTAACATTCATTTACTTGTTTGTGGTAAAAGATAAATTGATTGATCATCTGCCTATTCAACTGAATAGCCGGTTTTTGGCATATAAAAAGAAGCTGTTAAAAATATCCTTTGCTACCGTGTTTATAATAGGGTTATCGGTTATAGCCGGCGCTGCTTCCCATATTTTATGGGATAGTTTTACCCATTCTTCCGGCTATTTTGTAAGGCTTTTTCCATTCCTTTCCGCAGTGGTTGTTCAATTGGGCCGACAACCTATTTACTGTTATTCATTACTACAACATGGCAGTACACTTGCAGGGCTCGCGTTCATTGGGTACACAATATGGGGGTTGCCAAAAAGTGCTGTTACCAGTGCGGGCAATGTGTTTAAATACTGGCTCATCGTATTTTTAACATCGGTATTTACAGTAATTGTAAGGCTATCATTTAAAAGCCACGATTCGTATTTGTTTGGTAATTTATTGGTAACAGCTATCGCAGGAGGCCTAATTGGATTAGTTATAGCGTCGGCTTTTGATTCGGGCCTACAAAAAAAACTGTAA